The genomic stretch TCCGGCAGGCCGCGCCGCGCTACGTCAAGGCATGGAAGCAGCAGCGGACACGCCCGACGATATGAGGTGAAGGTAGGTTCACGTCGCCCAGCCGCCCCACGGCCGGCGAAAAGCCTCGGTCGTGTCCTCCCCACTTCGGGCCCGGCCTCTGCGCCACTCAAGTATCGTCCCTTGCGTTATCGGCAACTAACGGCAACATTATCGGCAGTGCCGGGGTACTCGTTACGGCAACATAACGGCAACATTTACGGCAACGGGCTGCGCCTTGGACACCAGTGCCTTCTACCCGAGCCTCGCGCCCGAGCAACTCGCCGAGCTCCTCCGCCTGCTCGGGGAGATCGACGAGTTCAAGGGCTACTGGCGGAAGCTGCGGGAGATCCGGGCCGAGCGTCTGGGTGAGCTGCGCCGGGTCAGCACGATCGAGTCCTCGGCCAGCTCGACCCGAATCGAAGGCGCGGAGCTCTCGGACGACGAAGTCGCACAGGTACTGAGCGGGCTTGCCCTGGACAGCTTTCGCGCGCGAGACGCCTCGGAAGTGCAGGGATACGGCGAGTTGCTGCAAACGATTTTCGACAGCCATGACGAGATCCCGCTGGCGGAGCGGTACCTGAAGCAGCTCCACGGCATTCTGCTGGGCCACAGCGAGGCGGATGCGTGGCATCGCGGCGAGTACAAGAAGCACGAGAACCATGTCGAGGCGCGCCATCCGGACGGGCGCATGGAGATCATCTTTCGCACGGCGTCGCCCTTCGATACGCCGCGGCTGATGGAGCAGCTGGTGCAGGCGACGAATGCGGCGCTCGTCGCCCGAGAGATCCACCCGCTCGTCGTGATCGCCAGATTCGTGGTGGAGTTCCTGGCGGTTCACCCTTTCCAGGACGGGAACGGCCGTCTCGCCCGTGCGCTGACCTCGCTGCTGCTTCTGCGGGCGGGGTACGAGTACGTCCCGTACGCGTCGCTGGAGCGGGTCGTCGAGGAGAACAAGGCCGCCTACTACATGGCGTTGCGGATGTCGCAGACTCTGCTGCGGCAGCATCCGCAGGACTTCGGGGCGTGGCTGCTGTTCTTCCTGCGGGCGATGCGCGCGCAGCAGTTGAATCTGCTTTCGAAACTGGACGTCGAGCGGTCGATGATCCGCCTCTCGACGACACAGGAGCGGATCCTGGAACTGATCGATCGACATGGGCGCGTCACGTCAACGCTCCTCGCGCAGTCGCTCGCGCTTCCCGCTCGCACCGTGCGCTATCACCTGGACAT from Gemmatimonadota bacterium encodes the following:
- a CDS encoding Fic family protein, which codes for MDTSAFYPSLAPEQLAELLRLLGEIDEFKGYWRKLREIRAERLGELRRVSTIESSASSTRIEGAELSDDEVAQVLSGLALDSFRARDASEVQGYGELLQTIFDSHDEIPLAERYLKQLHGILLGHSEADAWHRGEYKKHENHVEARHPDGRMEIIFRTASPFDTPRLMEQLVQATNAALVAREIHPLVVIARFVVEFLAVHPFQDGNGRLARALTSLLLLRAGYEYVPYASLERVVEENKAAYYMALRMSQTLLRQHPQDFGAWLLFFLRAMRAQQLNLLSKLDVERSMIRLSTTQERILELIDRHGRVTSTLLAQSLALPARTVRYHLDILIRHGLVEPRGEKRGRTYGRATTAPAAIASPDSPTAAMLGEILEIGGRISADALKRLVRRHGYDGRVVGTLHGKRLAHLRRDPATGESVLTARGREVAEQYLFARRLARIHEGGGG